The Nitrospirota bacterium genome contains the following window.
TTCTGTTGAGTTCCGCATAGAGCCAATCCTTCTTGTCCTTGAACCAATAGTAGCTCGCGGCAAAGGCAGGCATGCTCAGCAAGGTATCCTTACTGATGACAAACAGCCTGGTGATCAGGGCGGTTATGAGCCCCTTGGCGACGATGAAGATCGTGATCCCTCTCAGAAACTTGCCGTTCGCGATAAGGTAAAGGCCGTACACTTTCGCGGGGATCATGATGAGAAAAGGGACACAGAAGAAGACCAGCAATAGATACTGATTCTGTCTCGCGATGAACACCTCGAGCCGATGCACCGTTTTCAGCCGGCTGACCCTTTCCATCAGGGCCAGAATACTGTCCCAGACCCAATCTTCAAACAGCATCCAGATTGCGGCGAGGACAATAAGGATCAGCCGGCTGATTCGCCTAACAATATTCTGTTGCTTCATCGATATTTTCGCCTCTGGTGCGGCAGTAACGGCGGGGAAATACCGCCGCTTGATTTCGGGATTCCTGCCAGCCATACCTGTTGATAGGCACCTCTGGATTCTTACCGCGTGTAGTAACCATCGAGTACACAGACTTTATTGAAAGATTTGTTCTCGGTGTTCTCAGCGGTTAAGCTGTGGTTCCATTTTTCACCCTGTTTTTTTGACAATGCCGACACTACTTCTTGCCGTTTCCGGAGTTCCGAGCTGTAAAGAATAGCCTCTTAAAAGGATAGAGAATTCTGCCGTCCGACTGCAGGGGGTAATATGCCTTGCATTCGTCCAGGACTTCCTTCTCGAAGTGCGCCCGCTCGCCGTCATTCCGCAGGCTGTCGAGATAGGGCTTCATGGCCGTGCTTCTGTACCACTCGATCAGTTCCTGATGAGAATTCAGAATATGATGATACGTTGTTTCCCAGAGGGCGATCTCTCTTGTGCGGGAAACGAGCAGGTTATAATAATATTCGGCGTTGTGATAGGTTATCAGCTGCTCGCGCCCGGACGTGGAAGGGCACCATCGGGCACTCCGGGCAATTTTTATGATTATTTTGTATAAGGGCGATTCTTGATTCGCCGGCGCCTGAATTGCCAATATGCCACGCTTGTTTACCAGCTTGAACAGTCGACGGAGCAGGCTCTCGTGATCGGGAATCCAATGGATCACCGCGTTGGAAAAAACAAGATCAAAGCTCCGGTCCGTCTCCAGGCTAGCTGCGTCCCCGATGATCCACGTCTGGTCCGGAAAGTCCGCCCGGGCCCGCTCAATCATCTTTTCCGATTTGTCGATGCCAATGATCTCGGCGTGGGGCCATCGTTCGCGTAAGATTCTCGTGCTGTTGCCCGGGCCGCATCCAATGTCGATAATGGATTCCGGATTTTCCAGGGGGATCCGCGCGACCAGATCGAGGGAAGGCTGTGTTCTCTCCTGTTTGAATTGCAGGTATTGTACCGGGTCCCAGTCAGGCACTGCCATCTCCTTTTGACCCCTGGAGCAACAGGCGCCGGATGAACCCAGATAGGGGGCCGAGTTTCATTCCTGTGAGCATTCAAGTGGACGCCATGGGGTGGTTGAGAAAAAGTATAATGGAAATATTCCCTGTGATAAAGCGGAAAAGAGCTTTCGGGGAGAAGAGACATAGGTCAGGGGAGCCGGTTGGGAGGGGAAACATCCGCGGCCAGTGAAGACCTCAGGAAGACCTGCGGTCTCTGTAATATCTCCTGTCCTCTCCGCTTCGCCGGTCAGTACCCCCGTACTTCAGATCATCGAATTTCCTTCGATCCCCGCCTGATCTCCGGTTGTTCATTGACCGGGGTAATTTTCTTTTCATAGGCCCTTTCTGTCACCGTCGAAAGCAGCGCACAGCACTCATGACCGGACGAGGAAATTGACGGCACTTCGCCTGACGAGGATGCCGCAGGGCGGAGGACAGTCGTCATAATGCTAAACTATACCATAAAGTCGATGCTGTTCAGGGGGAAAATCGGTGACGGGAGGACTTGCTGCGGAATTCCGGTGCTCTTTTTTAATCCGCCCGGACAGCCGCGTCTTTGGAAGGGCGTCGATTACCGGTTCGCGTATTCTTTCTGCACTTCCGGGATCAGCCGCTGGTAGTCTTCGTAGGGGACCTTGGATTGCCAGTTGCCGGTCAGCATCCCGATCCCGACCACGAGATAGAACAGCGCGATCAGGATGACCGGGAAGAGCCAGGCCTTCACCACGCGCACCTTCTTGCCCACGCTGAATGTGAGGTCGAGCGCCCCTTCCGCCTTGCACCGGCTCACGCAGGTGAGGCAGCCGAAACACTCCGCGGACCTCACGACGGTCTTGCTCTCCACATCGATCTGGGCGGGGCAGTGCTTCGTGCAGGCGTGGCAGTGGGCGCATTTTTCCTCGCTCCGTCTGACGGTGACGGGGCTCAGCCGGCTGAGCAGCCCGGCCAGCGCGCCGTAGGGGCAGAGGTAGCGGCACCAGAAGTTCTTGTACAACAGCGAAAGCCCGGCGAGGGCGACCAGGACCCACAGGGTGACGGTCGTCATCTCGGTGAAGAACTTCATCATCCGCACGTCCACGACCTTGTAGTAGTCGGCGATGAAGAACAGGACCATCATGTTGGCCGGCATGGCGATGCCGATCAGGACCACGAACAGCCCGAGCAGGACGTATTTGAGCGAGCGGAGCGAGATGTCGGTATAGCCCGTGATGCGGAAGTTCTTTCCAAAGATCCGCTCCCCCGCCATCCAGGCATACTGCGAAAGCGAGCCGATGGGGCAGATCCAGCCGCAGAACCCCTTTTTCATGACAAGGGAGACGCCGAGAACCGCAACGAAGAGGAAGAACCCCGCGGGGTGCATGGGTTCGATGATGCCGGTCAGGATGAAATACTTGAACGCCATCAGCCCGCCGATGGGCAGGAAGGCGTCGACCGACGCCGGACGTTCGACAATGGGCCTGCCCGGCGTTTCGAAATGCTGGACGAACAGGAAGAACTGGTAGCCGATGTACAGGGTCAACAGGAAAAAGGCAAATTGAACCGCATACCGGACCGGTCTGATATAGGTAGGTTCTCGGAACATACTGAAGAATACTCCCTACGGCTTCTTTCCGGTATGATAAATATCATACATGAAAGACGCGGCGGCAGTGGTGGACAGGAGCAGGGGCCTGGAAAACACCCCGTCCTGTACGAGCACCTTGATGACCGCCCCGGGCACCGAAGGGGAAATATAGCCGTACGAAACGCGATTGTCAATACTCCGGATCGCTTTCTGCATGATTTTGTCGATCGGCCTTGGAATGCGATTGCTTCGGTTCTACCGTCAAGCGCTGCAATCACTCAAGACCCA
Protein-coding sequences here:
- a CDS encoding methyltransferase domain-containing protein; the encoded protein is MPDWDPVQYLQFKQERTQPSLDLVARIPLENPESIIDIGCGPGNSTRILRERWPHAEIIGIDKSEKMIERARADFPDQTWIIGDAASLETDRSFDLVFSNAVIHWIPDHESLLRRLFKLVNKRGILAIQAPANQESPLYKIIIKIARSARWCPSTSGREQLITYHNAEYYYNLLVSRTREIALWETTYHHILNSHQELIEWYRSTAMKPYLDSLRNDGERAHFEKEVLDECKAYYPLQSDGRILYPFKRLFFTARNSGNGKK
- a CDS encoding 4Fe-4S binding protein encodes the protein MFREPTYIRPVRYAVQFAFFLLTLYIGYQFFLFVQHFETPGRPIVERPASVDAFLPIGGLMAFKYFILTGIIEPMHPAGFFLFVAVLGVSLVMKKGFCGWICPIGSLSQYAWMAGERIFGKNFRITGYTDISLRSLKYVLLGLFVVLIGIAMPANMMVLFFIADYYKVVDVRMMKFFTEMTTVTLWVLVALAGLSLLYKNFWCRYLCPYGALAGLLSRLSPVTVRRSEEKCAHCHACTKHCPAQIDVESKTVVRSAECFGCLTCVSRCKAEGALDLTFSVGKKVRVVKAWLFPVILIALFYLVVGIGMLTGNWQSKVPYEDYQRLIPEVQKEYANR